The following is a genomic window from Malus sylvestris chromosome 12, drMalSylv7.2, whole genome shotgun sequence.
ATGATATAGTTGGACAATTTAACTGTGATTACGAGAACTTATTAGTCTTTTCACTTTCTCACTAATcgaacattttttttctttaatttctgGAATCCTTCATATTTCTCCTGTTGTTATTCTTGTGCGGCTACTGAGGTAAATCAACATTATTTGAGGGACTGGCTTGCAACAGTGATGTAACTTTTGTAGAGGGACTTGCTTGCAACGGCAATGTAACTTTTGTGACCTAACGACGAAGAGGGACTTGCCAGCAACATAAATATAGCTTTTTCTGCGTCTTAATCACAACAAAGACTTGCTTACAGTGAGGATAGACCCTTTTGTGGTATCCCCTTATGTGTCTTTCTCACTTTTCATATGATTAAAGATAATGCGGAGTGAGAAAGACACATAAGGGCTATTATATCTTCGTTGCAGGCAGGTCCCTCTTTGTGTTAGTGtttattaaatgaattgaattgtatttctttgaattttattcaattttggAGAAAGAAAATTGTTTAAGCTATCTgagtttgaggaagaagaagggtgGAGTTCATGGCTCAATTTCATTCATACATTCAACAGTACATACTGGAtccaaaaacaaaggaaaagtcAACGTACACGAGTCACTCTCTAAAAACAGACTCACGTGCTCTGCACATGCatcacttactctacacatctGCTATAATTGCTAGCCTAATACAAGCTCTTAAGATGTTCTAATCCTAGCCGTACATTGCAACTAAAACAAAACACTTAAACATAAAcagaaatgaagaacaaaaaaacaaaaaaatgctgAATTTGAACTTTGTTGATCTGCAACAAGCTTACACCttaacactcccttctaagctTGTTGCTAATTTCACTCCTAGTAAACCTCTCAGATAACAAAAACGATCATTTGGAAAAGTTTTGGTAAATATGTCAGCTAATTGGCCTTCTGATTTGCAATAGATTAGCTAAATTATGTTCTCTGGCAGTGCATATTGATGTAGTGATATATGCAGTTGATATGCTTTGATCTTTAGTAAAAAATTGGATTTCTTGTCATAGCAACCGCAGAGGTGTTATCACAATAAAGTCGAATGACATCAATTTGTATTTCTTTAAATCTTCAAGCACAAATCTTAGCCAAACTGCTTGAGTTGTAGCCTCTGAAGCACTAACATACTCAACTTCAGCAGTTGATAATGCAACAATGTTGCTTCACAGATGCCCATAAAAAATGACACTACCAAATGAAAAAGCATATCCAAAAGTCCGTTTTTCATATCACTTTCCTCACCACCCCAATCGTTGTCATATAGCCAAGTAAAACTGCAACATTCTTTTCACATATCCAATTCCAAAATCAAGAGTCTAGTGGATATACTTGAGTACTCTCTTTCCAGTTCCAAGGTGCTTCTTGGTTAGACTGTGCATGAATTTGGATAATAGACTAGTAGCAAACACAATGCTAGGCCTTGTTGCTATCAAATATAATAAGCTTCCCACAAATTGTCTAGACATTGCTTCATTTGCATGCTCACTACCATTATCCTTCTTTAGCTTGTCATTCATTGCAAGAGGAATGCTCACAGGCTTACAATATTTCAAGACAAACTTTTCCAGTAAAGCTAGAACAGATAAAATACCTTTCTCAAATTGCAGAATTTCCATTCCCAAAAAGTGATATAATAGTCCAAGGTCTGTCATTCATACTTTCTCATCATGTCAGCCTTAATTCATTGATCAATGTTATTCTATTACCATTGCACAAGATCATGAACATAAATAGAGACAATGAGTGATTCTCCCCTTTTGGTCTTGATATACAATGTAGCTTCACTGGGACTTAATTGAAAACCATATTCAAGCAGATAAGAGTTGATTTCCTTGTACCAAGCTTTTGAGCTTTTTTAGTCCATATAGAGCTTTTATGAGCTTATATACTTTATCTTCAAAACCTGGAACACTACGACCCTTAAGTTGATCCACATATACTTCATCATTCAATACTTCATTCAAGAAAGCTGACTTCACATCAATTTGATGTACCTTTTAACTTTTCTGAGCAGCAAGTgcaatgaaattttttatggtgTCCAATCTTGCAACTAGAACAAATGTTTCAATGTAGTCTACTCCAAGCTTCTAAGAATACCCCTTAGTAACCAATCTTGCCTTGTGCTTTTGTATAGTGTCATCTAGGTTCAATTTAGTCTTGAAACCCCATTTGAAACcaataaatttgtttatctgtTGGTCTGTCAACCAACTCCATGTTTGATTCTTCACAATCATCTCAATTTCTACATCCATAGCTTTCTTCCAAGCATAATCAGAAGTAGCCTCTTCATATAGGTTCAATTATGCTAAGATTGCGTCTAGCATACACATTACTAGTGGTTCTAACTTTACAGAAGTAATGCTTGCAAAACTTAGTTCTCCAATCTCTGTCACAGAATCTTGAAACATTCCTCTTTGAGAATAGCACCCTTCTAATTGTGGTAATTCTGCAGTCACATTCACCTCACCATTTTTAGGTTCACTAAAATTCTCATTTAACTGCAAGTTCATTAGAATTGActtcattacttcattttcagtTGTCTaattccaattttcattttcatcaaGAAACAGACTTCTAGAAAGTATAATCTTCTTTGTGTCAAGAATAACACTCTATAgcgtttttttttccctttccatAACCAACAAAGATCCTCTTGATTGAAGCTTCATCTAACTTAAGTCTCAATTGTTCATGAATGTGACTGTAACATACACATCCAAAAATTTTGAGATGTTTAACTCCAGGTTTTCTTCCACTGAATGCTTCAAAATGAGTTTTATCCTTTACTCCCTTTGTAGGACATTTTCTGAGCAAATAGATAGCTGTGTTGACAATTTTACCCCTAAAGATAGTAAGACAACTTTTTCTCATGTAACATGCTCTTTGTCATCTCAACAATAGTTCTGTTATTCCTTTGTGCTACTATATTCTACTATGGAGAGTAGACAATAGTCAATTGCCCTTCAAGACCTATGTCTTCACTGTTCACAGGATTTTAGAAATTCAGTTGAAGTGTACTATCTTCTTGTATCACTTCTTAGTCTCTTGATTGAATAGCCATACTGCAATTCTACCATAACTTTTAACCTCTTGAACATTCCAAACACTTTTGACTTGCAAGTCAAGAAATAAATTCAACACATTTAAGTATAATCATCTATGAAAATATTTATTGCCTTCCATTGTAGTCACCTGCAGGTCCACATGCATCAGAATGTATCAATTCCAAAGGTTGTAAAGCTATCCATACTTGTTCTCTACTAAAAGTCTCTCTGTGTTGTTTTCCTGCAACACATCCTACACTTATTCCACCACTTGCTTTCAGTCTTAGTAACCTATAcaccatttctttctcttcaagTAATTGCATACTTGGAAAATTCAAATGTCCCGTTCTCCTATGCCAATCTCATGCATTCTCTTCTATCACAACTTTTCTAGCCACTGGATTCATGTCTTCCatgagtaaaggaaaacatGTATTTGATGTCATATGTATTGTGGCCACATGATATTCAAGTTGCCTATCTTAAAAGATTGCCACCATACCATCTCCAAACAACAAGAATTATCCATGTTGGATCATTTGACACCCAACATATTTTCATCTAAACCATAAACCAACATCATCTCTCTAATATATCTTGTTCCATTTTGGTCTTAATCACTAGAGTACCTTTCCATGTGGCTTGAAAATTCTGTCCATTTTCCATTTTAATCTTGTAGTTACAGTTATGTCCTCATATTTATAAGCAGTGACTCGTGTGAGgtcatgtggttactacaaccactATCAATAAACCACACATGCTAATCTTTgaccataattgttgaattacaTGCAGAGAACATTGAAGTTTTCTCCTCAACTTGGTTGGCATAGTGAACCTATTGAACCACTTTACTTCTGCAGTCCTTGGCAATGTGACCAAATTTGTCTCACTTATGGCACTTTGGTTTCCCCTTGAACCAGCATTCATCATAATTTCCACAagtttttcaaactttttttgcATTCTCCTTATTGCCATTATATTTCACAACTACTCCAAATTTCTCCCTTGAACTAGTCTTCGTTTTGATACACCAGAAGTTGTAGTTCACTCCGATGAACATTGAAGCTCGAAGATCAGCTCTAGATACAACCATCACAGTTACAAGTTGTCTAAGTTCTTCATTGAAAACCTAGAAAACCACAGTCACAATTGATACCCCTTGATTCATACCAGTGTTTTAAAAAACTCACCTATGGGCGTGCCTAGGTGGCCTTGAAGGTTGGACTGCTGGATTTTCGCCTTTGTTTTGTGGGGGTGGCGTAGGGCGGCATCGGGGCGCGCCTAGGTGGCTGAGGCGTGCCCAAGCATTCAACTTAGGCGTTTTTATCCCTTCAAAATTCATGTCTGTTTCTAAAATGTAGGTGACTGTTCTAGTCTaaacgaagaagaaagagagagtttctctctccaaatgacaaagtctaaCTCCAACTCTAACTCTTcctttattttcctttaaattccCTATAATAATTGCTCCACTAAGCCTTTATTTCCATTTAAATTCCCTATAATTTCTCCACTCAGACtttatttcatttaaattccCTATAATTTATTCACTCAACCtttatttcctttttaattTCCCTATAATTGTGACATTCAGCCTTTATTTTCCTTGAAATTCCCTATAATTGtggccactcacccttatttctCTTAAAGTTCTCTATAATTgcttacaataaaataaataattacaacaTTTTAAGACTTTATGACATAGTTTCTAAGTACAACTAATTATCTTTGATTTAgttataattatatttgttttacaaagtattatatctataaactatAATTATACAtgtaatatatattaaaattttaggtACCGTGAGGCTTCTCCTCATGCTTAGGCGGGAATATCCATGGGATGCCTCACCTACGCCTTCGCCTTTAATACATTGATTCATATTGAACCAAGCtttgaggccatgttagtgCTTGTTAAATGAATTGGATTGTATTTTCCAgaattttatttagttttggaaaaagaaaattgtttaaGTTATCTGAGCTTTAGGAAGAAGAAAGGTGGAGTTCATAGCTCCATTTCATTCGCACGTTCAACATTACGCATTGGAACCAAAAACGAAGGATAAAATCAACATGACCATTGGGAGATTCACAAGAGACTCACGTGGTGTGCACATGCATCGCTTACTCTACACCGCTATTATGACAGCTGATCCAATACAAGTCCTTAAGATGTTTTAATCCCAGCCGTACATTACAACTGGAACCAACACTTGagacaaaaatgaaaatgaggAACAAAATAGACACTGCAAAATTTGAACTTTATTGATCGGCAAGGAAACACCACCACATCTGTCTCCAGTCCTTCTCATCATCCACGTCTGACTGACAACAATTTGCAACTCAAATACATCCGTAGCTTCTTGATATGTTTCTATTCAACTTTTTTAAATGCGTAATTATATTCTCTTTAGAGGTTTAATAGCTGattaaattcaaattaatttagaTAACGTGAGTGTGACAGCAGATTATTTAGTTCTTCCTGAAGAAGCCCTTTTCACACCGGCAATCTTTTGGAAAGGCGACAACCAGCGATCTCTGGATGCCTCATTGATTTCACTGGACAAAGGTTAATAGCcagcaaatttgtttcttttttacttttatttgttggtttttactttttaaggaAATCAGAGTGAGCTTTGACGCAAcggaaatgtttttttttttttttttatgattaaaatGTTACGAGTTTGAGTCGTGAAAATAGTCTCTTTATAAAATAACAGTAAGCTTGCATATGACAGACAATCTTTCCCTCAACTCTCGCACAATAAGAAGCCTTATTGACTTGAAGTCGCATATTTTTACGTTCTAAGTGAATGGCTGCTATTTTTCCCAAATAAAACAAGATAAGATTGAAGTGATCAAATGAACAGAGCGCTTTTATCTTTTTTCCCTCAAAAGTTTATGTACTTCAAATCTCACATTATTGAATTGAAAGGAAGTAGGTGACTAGGTTTTGGTTCCACATGAGTTtaattttggcccaaaaaatCTACACAATCGAAAGGCTTAAATTGAGTGATCGAGGACCGTTGATAATGGTTAGGTATATGTTGGTATCGAACGTCTATAGGTCCTCAAGAAAAATTTCACTGAATGGTTGCGTTGAAGAAcaaaccaagaacaagagtaacACCACCATAGGCTAGCAAGTAAAACAGAAGAATCTAGGTTGGTATGAATGTACATACAGTTTTATGCCAACATTTTCGGAGGAAGAGACAAAAGGCCGGCACTAGTACAGCACGAGGAGTCAGGCTCAATTGCCCATCTTCAGCAAAACGTTAGAAGTAAAGGAATCTGATGCACATGGATGCATGCAGCTTTGCACTGTGCAGGAGTAGTCAATCAACTGTCGCTGTGGATTCTATACGGCACAAACAACTAATGGTACATGTATGACAAAGATGCACAGTTTACTGGTTATCTGTTGGTGCTATAACTGGCTCCACCAAACCAGTCCAAGTAGTCTCTTCTAAACCGGGTTCGGAGCAGTGCTTCCCTAGCCTTTGGTCTTGACGCAACGTTCTTGTCAACCATTTTCTTGACCAATTCCATTGCTTTACAACCCAAACCCCTTTGGCACAACCCGTAAATTACCTCACTGAATGAGGAACAAAAACGAACGAGAACCTTATATAACATTTCTTCCATAAAGACACAAGCTTCATCAACGTCTCCTTTGCCAGACGAACCATCCAACATAATCCTATGAGTCAGCAAGTTAACTCTGAGACCCTTTTAACGTCATCTCAAGTAATCGAATTAGACTTGCACCCCAGCTCTTATACACGAAATCATGTTTAATCCTGCCTCCATATTGTTCGGCTTGCACAAACGATTTGAAAATGCATGGTAAGTATAAACATCAGATGCACTGTTAACTGGTGATCCATCACCTATGGAAGTGCTACCATTGGCTCCACCAAACCCGTCCAAGTAGTCTCTTCTAAGCTGGGTTCAGATCCTGAGCTAAGGAGCAGTGCTTCCCAAGCCTTTGCTCCGGGCGCAACGTTCTTGTCAATCATTTTCTTCAGCAATTCCATTGCTTTACAAGCCAAACCCCTGTGGCACAACCCATAGATCACCTCATCGAACGAGGAACAAAAACGAACAAGAACCTTATCTAACATTTCTTCCATAAAAACACAAGCTTCCTCAATGTCTCCTTTGCCAAACAGACCATCCAGCATAATCCTATGCGTCTGCAAGTTTACCCCAACACCGTTTAACGTCATCTCACGCATAAGCTCTCTCGCCCTCCTAAGCTCCCCATTGTTACACAGGGCCTTCAGCAAGATGTTGTAAGTAATCAAATTAGGCTTGCAACCCAACTCTTCCATAGAAGAAATCATCATCAATCCGGATTCAACTTTATTCTGCTTACACAAACCATTTATATACACATTGTAAGTATATACATCAGGAACCAAACCCAACACAAGCAACTCATCAAAAACCTGATCCGCCTTCTTGAAATCCCCTTCCGTGATAACGCCATGTAAGACCATGGTATAACAAATAACGTCAGGCTTAATTCCTTCCCCTTTCATCTTAATCACCACATTTAAGGCATCCAAACCCCGCCCCTGCTTCACCATAAACCTAATCACATTGGAATAGTCCATCATCCCAGGACAAAACCCAAGCTTCTGCATTTCTCCCAAAAACCCCATAACATCAACACCCTCTGAATCCTTCTGTTCACACATTGATGACAATATCAAAGAGCAAATCTTCACATTCAAACCATACCCATTATTCATCATACAATTCATAATGTCAATAGCATATCCAACCTTCCCAATTGCACACAGTGCATCGATTAAAATCCGAAAGCTCGATTCTTCGAGCCGGATGCCCATTACATGGCTCCTGAGCAAAATCTCAGGCACCAATTTAAGACCTTCACAGGACCCACAAAGCACATACAGCAATGCATTGAGAGAGTGAGCAGAAGGGACACACCTGAACCTGAGAATCCTGTAAAACAGATCAATGGCGTCCTGGGTTCTGTTCCAACGGCCATAAAAACCAATCAGATGGGCAAAAATATGCTCCGGCGTGTCGAACTTTTCGACAGTTTCGAGCCGGCGGAGAACCGGAGCGATGTGGTCGAATTGGGAGGTTTTGGTGAGAGTTTTGAGGACAAAGTGGTAGGCTTCCGGAGTTGGGTCGACGTTGTAGGTGCTGAAGGAGTAAACGAGCGTCGGAAGAAGGAGGTGCGGCTGGTTTTCCGGCGGCGGCGATGATTTTTTGAGGCTCTGGAAGGCTTGGTTTTGGTTGAAGATTTGGTGCCACCGAGTGTTGTAGGGCGACACTGGCCATTTCCTGTGCTTTCTCAGGAAGAATTTGCTGCTGGGTTTTAGTGCAGAGGCTCTCACCATTCTTGATTCGATTTCGAGTTCGAATTGTTTGCGGTCATCTGTTGGTTTCAGGTTGGAAATACTCGTTGGTATTCTTTGATTTCTGCAACTTCTTGCAACTGTGCTGCGCTGTTGGAACGCTAATGAACAAGACGATAAAAACGACATGTAGTATTTTGGGCATGTTAACGGGCTGGAAACGGCCCATATGTGTTTTTTTGGATCACAAGACATAACCTTTGTTTGTGCTTTATTAGGCCTATTACGTCAAACAACTTTGGTCAGAAAAGTAACCAAACGGGTCGGtttgttcggtttggtttggtttgatttatGATGTTGCGGCTTTTTTTTATCATGCATAATTTCAATGCAACTGAGGCTTTTTAACGACCAATCAACCGTGAGTGCCGATCAATTTATGGTTTTGAGGAAGGTTAGTGTCGATCAACCAACTGTGTCCGAGGTGATGTGTTAGAGCAACGAATTATTAAAATTTCGTAACTATCATGTGTTGAAgaaactcttttttattttgatgacttttcgactaaaaataaaaattattgtttTCGGAAATGTTAAGATGATTCTTTCAAAAATTAGATTATTTAttaattcttcatcattttatgtttttgatataatatactataataatagtacgaaaattaatattaaattatgaggttcgttaaagttccctaaaaaaggaaaactaatgaaaagggcttgaaaactttgagttttaatgataaggacaaaataaagggtaacgtgaatagtactatgattgactttttagtgtaaaaatgtggtttttcgttaaagtgaaccgtaccgggtgcttttcgttaaagttctctattAAAAATTCATGGAAAGTTTCTCTTTAAACAAGTCCTCTTCACATTCCTCTTTCACTTTCAGATATCAAACTTCCACACGCTTGTTGGCTTTTAATATTTTAAGATACGATGCGTACTGCATACCATGACTTGGTCTAATGATAAGCATAGAGCGTGTTGAATACAACCACTTTTGTTCAAGTGACTTTTTCATCatgtatattatattatatattatattatattatataatgaGGAAGCTTCCAGCTTCAAACTTTCAACTTTGACATACCAATGTTCTTTTTTAACTTATAATATGCTCTGGATTTTGACTTTATATACGAGGACGGAAGGAAAGCCTTGGATTTCCCATCCTCTAAAAATGCTTGctcaaatttgaaccaaaacaaaaaaaatgacgCCTATTAGTTATATGTCTTATTTCCACGtattaatttgatttatgtttatatatacaatatatgagCGCTCATGCATGCATTAATCAGTTAATAACTTAATATgacattaattatttattttagttattgacaaaaaaaaattatttattttagttcCTTTTGAAATTAAACTCATGATTCAAATAGTTCATTTTTTAGGTCATGATTAATAGATAATATCTGCAACTGTtcatttaaatagaaaatcattTAACtccttaataattttttttaataaacgatattatctacactaagagaatGAGAGAATATACTAAGCCTCACTACTAGCAACAATGTGGCTTAAATCCATTtttaacgagaatcgaacctaaaacctctcgcTTACAAGTggagaggaatatcactaaaccaTAATACTAAATGATTTTAATACTTTATggagaggaatatcactagaccataaTACTAAATGATTTTAATACTTTAATTATTATTGTGAACAGTTTATGGCTTATCGACAACGTTATATTTGTCTATGTATTATTACATTTAGATAATTAAACATCttcaattttaataaaatatatatatatatatatttttttttttaattgacaaCGGTCAATATAGGTGACCTATATTTATACGTACACACCCACATATAACCAAGTTTGTGtttcccccaaaaaaaaaaaagtgttcatCAACATCTATCATTTCTCTGATCATCATGAAACAAGCAGAACCTAGCGCGCCACCGTTAGCATACGCCAATTCGGCGCCAACAGCGTATGCCAATCCGGGGCCAACATCGTCTGCGAATTCGGCGCCAATAGCGTATGCAAATCCGGCGCCAATAGCGTATGCAAATCCGGCGCCAATAGCGTATGCAAATCCCGCCGTTGCAATCATCAGCCCCCATTTCTGCAGTCCTCACCCTGTGGATATTGCAATTGTCAGAAAAGTTCTTACCATAACAGATGGAAACTTTGTGGTCACAGATATCAATGATAAGATCATCTTTAAAGTGAAGGGAGTTCGATGGAGCCGTCATGATCGTCGAGTCTTGCTCGATACTGCCGGATATCCTATTGTCACTCTAAGAAAGAAGGTAATAAGAATATCTTGattaatatacatataaaacaAATCATGCATATCTTTATGTAGCTCTTGCTAGCTTTGTACTCGCTTTAATCCCTTGTTTGCAAACATTGAAGTTTATCAGGTAATGTTGATATATCGTCAATCTGAATCACATATTCTaacaaaaatagaattaaatCTATAGATAACATTGTCAGGTAAAAATTAACTTAAATCTGTACGAAAGATTGGTTGAACAAGTCATCAATTAAggaaataagaaaaatcatataTAGATCACATATCGATAATATACTTACGAGATATCGACAAAAACCCACAAAGCAATCATTTCAACAATTAAGAAttgtattttcatcattttatccaATTTTCCAATATTATCTAATTGATTTACTTACCGTATAGTCTAGGAAGAGAACATTTTTACAAGTCTATGTGTATTACTTCtgttgtaaatttgtaattaaataaCTTATGTGTACATTTTATATATGTCTAGTTGATGAGTGCACATGAAAGATGGCAAGTCTTCAGGGGGGATAGCAAAGACTCAAGGAATCTGATTTTTAGTGCCAAGAGATCTTCACTGCTGCAATTTAATACCAAACTGGATGTTTTCTTAGCACAAAATACAGCAGAGAATGCACCTGACTTCAGAGTCAAAGGAAGTTGGTTTGAACGATCTTGTACCATATATGCTGGGAACTCCTCCACAATCATTGCCCAAGTAAGATTTCTGATTTATTCAGCTGATATACCATTAATTAACACAATTAAGCAATCTTACACCTTAGCTTGTTTCTTTAATTACTTAATATTAATTTCTCTTCTCCACAAGTACTGACTGGGATATGATAACCTGTGGGGAAAATTGCAGATGCATAAGAAGCGAACAGTTGCAAGCATGTTGATTGGCAAGGACAATTTCATGGTGACAGTGTATCCCGGGATTGACTACGCGTTCATTGTCGCGCTTATTGTGATTCTTGATGAGATTAATAGTGATgattaaaattaatataatgGATAGATCAATTGATTAATTTAGATCCACTTTATACTTTAACTGAGGAAGCAATGCATGTTACTCCCTTTGCCTTTGTGCTTTGTTTGGGCTCTTGCCCTTGCTCGGTTTTGCCTCATGGTTGTATTTTTCGACTTTCGATGTTGAACGATTTGATTTTTTGGCCTTTGTTTATACAATGATATTCAAACGAGGGTGGAAAATTCTTTGTCACTTtgcatttttggtttgggaaagTGATTTTCAAACACCATTTTTAGCTTGTTACACACTCTTGTTTAATTCTGATTGTTGGGttcgtttgatttatttaatctgATAAATTTAACTAAAAAAGATGCGTGAGAAGTTAAACAGGGTGTATGAAAATCactttccttttgatttatgtaaaTATATGTTGCTTCACTTTGGACACTCTTTTATTTACAATAGATGAGTTAATCGAAAAATTTATTTACACGAATAAAAATTAATAGTAGTAAAGCTCATGAATCCTTTTgtaatattttcatttttattattcaGTTCTCATTTTTGTACTTGAAATATAGATAAAATATTGAAAATGAGGGATGAAGAAAAATGGTGAAACTTTGAGAGGGATGGGAAGAAATAaagaacaaagaatgaaaacaaaattttgaaagtgaaagcaaactcaaaataattttttatttttagttttgattTCATGTTTTGTGCGTCACATTTCTTCTACTTCTCTCTTACCATCAGTCTTGCACTCTTCTATTTCCCTCATTTTTTGTGCCATGTATGTATTGACCAAAAAGAGTCCCTATCTcgaatacaaaaataaataataaatatccagaacgaaatcgttATAGATCTAGACACATGTATATCTCAAGAGCGGATTGCGAGGCTTTCTTTAAACTAAAATTTGGAAGTTTTGCGTTCAAAACCTGATGATGGTGTGAAAGCCATACTTGTGGTCAGGGGAGGCTAAAATGCCTCTGTAAGTCTTCCTAGTCCTTGTAAGGGGTGTATAACTGTAACTTGCCACAAGTTGTCTCCcttttagaaaaagaaaaaaataacacTACGCCCCAAACCTTATAAGCAAGATCTAGGGTAATGTCTTCAGTGTTAACATGTGTGTAGCACGTGAGGTACAATTGTTATAGATTAAGAGTAGTGCTATTCACATAtgcatttttactttttacacacatattttattttttttgccgtcggatcaaatgaattgaagaagatcaatgacaaaaaattaacaaaggtgtAAGGgaggtaaaaataagtgtgtgtaTAACACTATCTGTTAATTAATCAACTAACCAATTACAAAATGGTGATTATATATGAAGCTGTATTATATATATGGATATGTATGTAAGTATGTACGTATGTATATAATGTATGTGCATGTGTGTGCATGTATGTACGCATGTATGTATATGCATGTGTACATGTAGTTGTGGAAAAAAACGATACAAGTATTGTGTACTTGCACAAAAGTCACTTGTAATTGCAAACACGAAGGTGGGCTTGGTTTTTGTGATTTA
Proteins encoded in this region:
- the LOC126593661 gene encoding pentatricopeptide repeat-containing protein At2g38420, mitochondrial-like, giving the protein MSCDPKKHIWAVSSPLTCPKYYMSFLSSCSLAFQQRSTVARSCRNQRIPTSISNLKPTDDRKQFELEIESRMVRASALKPSSKFFLRKHRKWPVSPYNTRWHQIFNQNQAFQSLKKSSPPPENQPHLLLPTLVYSFSTYNVDPTPEAYHFVLKTLTKTSQFDHIAPVLRRLETVEKFDTPEHIFAHLIGFYGRWNRTQDAIDLFYRILRFRCVPSAHSLNALLYVLCGSCEGLKLVPEILLRSHVMGIRLEESSFRILIDALCAIGKVGYAIDIMNCMMNNGYGLNVKICSLILSSMCEQKDSEGVDVMGFLGEMQKLGFCPGMMDYSNVIRFMVKQGRGLDALNVVIKMKGEGIKPDVICYTMVLHGVITEGDFKKADQVFDELLVLGLVPDVYTYNVYINGLCKQNKVESGLMMISSMEELGCKPNLITYNILLKALCNNGELRRARELMREMTLNGVGVNLQTHRIMLDGLFGKGDIEEACVFMEEMLDKVLVRFCSSFDEVIYGLCHRGLACKAMELLKKMIDKNVAPGAKAWEALLLSSGSEPSLEETTWTGLVEPMVALP
- the LOC126591912 gene encoding protein LURP-one-related 10-like, which codes for MKQAEPSAPPLAYANSAPTAYANPGPTSSANSAPIAYANPAPIAYANPAPIAYANPAVAIISPHFCSPHPVDIAIVRKVLTITDGNFVVTDINDKIIFKVKGVRWSRHDRRVLLDTAGYPIVTLRKKLMSAHERWQVFRGDSKDSRNLIFSAKRSSLLQFNTKLDVFLAQNTAENAPDFRVKGSWFERSCTIYAGNSSTIIAQMHKKRTVASMLIGKDNFMVTVYPGIDYAFIVALIVILDEINSDD